One genomic segment of Musa acuminata AAA Group cultivar baxijiao chromosome BXJ3-3, Cavendish_Baxijiao_AAA, whole genome shotgun sequence includes these proteins:
- the LOC135632350 gene encoding uncharacterized protein LOC135632350, with protein sequence MLSSSSDLPKSSLQIKQDDRFYTRILSKESSVANPSFRVYYGMATGAVPFYWESQPGTPKHISSTTALPPLTPPPSYYYSPRNKSSKKPSKSSLVHAILPKLSLMRKSPSSSVSLSSSSVSSSSSSTASGRSNHQRRPSSPQSSFQSRGDDEESDDESPTSTLCFRGCQSVVPVKCALLSAVRHGSGHATSA encoded by the coding sequence ATGCTGTCTAGTAGCTCAGATCTTCCCAAAAGCTCTCTCCAAATCAAGCAGGATGACAGGTTCTACACCAGGATCCTCTCCAAGGAGAGCTCAGTGGCCAATCCTTCCTTCAGAGTGTATTACGGAATGGCAACCGGGGCTGTGCCTTTCTACTGGGAGTCTCAGCCTGGGACACCCAAGCACATCAGCTCCACCACTGCCCTCCCTCCCCTCACACCTCCCCCCTCCTACTACTACAGTCCCAGGAACAAGAGCTCCAAGAAGCCCTCCAAGTCCAGCCTCGTCCACGCCATACTCCCTAAGCTCAGTCTGATGAGGAAGTCACCTTCGTCGTCCGTCTCCTTATCTTCCTCCTCGGTTTCGTCCTCTTCCTCGTCGACGGCGTCCGGGCGCTCTAACCATCAGAGAAGGCCTTCAAGCCCACAGTCGTCCTTCCAGTCGAggggcgacgatgaggagtccgaCGACGAGTCCCCGACGTCGACCTTGTGCTTCCGGGGCTGCCAATCGGTGGTGCCTGTGAAGTGCGCGTTGTTGTCGGCGGTCCGGCATGGATCTGGCCATGCAACCTCTGCATAG
- the LOC135582788 gene encoding protein NRT1/ PTR FAMILY 5.1-like isoform X1, translating to MDDKGYTKDGSVDLHGRPVLASQTGRWRACAFLVGYEAFERMAFYGVASNLVVYLTTQLHEDTVSSVRNVNNWSGSVWITPVLGAYIADTYLGRFWTFTISSLVYVLGMVLLTMVVSIKSLRPSCTDDVCNKATPSQIAFFYGALYILAVGAGGTKPNISTFGADQFDDFDPHERTLKVSFFNWWMFSTFVGALMATLGLVYVQENVGWGVGYGIPTTGLAVSLVVFYMGTPNYRHKARKSNSPAAEMARVWAAAIANRQLKLPDDPAELYELEPQHYLLTGKRRLHYNSSFRFLDRAAIKEAAKPCTVTQVQETKLVLGMTVIWFATLVPSTIWAQANTLFVKQGTTMDRRLGHGFLIPAASLGSFITVSMLLAVPLYDRYFVPFMRRRTGNPRGITLLQRLGVGFGFHVLLTLVAYAVEVRRMHVIRQSGVAGPGDVVPMSIFWLLPQYVLLGVGDVFNAIGLLEFFYDQSPEGMQSLGTTFFTSGIGVGNFLNSLLVTVVDRVTRAGGGKSWIGNNINSSHLDYYYGLLMSVSAINLGIFVWVSSKYTYKEEALEVAEGKVVCLQMEGKVMDAPPASLGVQV from the exons ATGGATGACAAAGGCTACACAAAGGATGGATCAGTTGATCTCCATGGCCGCCCTGTGCTTGCTTCTCAGACCGGGAGATGGAGAGCTTGCGCCTTCCTCGTCG GCTATGAAGCTTTTGAGAGGATGGCCTTCTACGGCGTGGCCTCAAACCTTGTGGTGTACTTGACGACGCAGCTGCATGAGGACACAGTCTCGTCCGTGAGGAACGTCAACAACTGGTCCGGCTCGGTCTGGATCACGCCCGTCCTCGGCGCTTACATCGCCGACACCTACTTGGGCCGGTTCTGGACCTTCACCATTTCCTCCCTCGTTTATGTACTG GGAATGGTTCTCTTGACAATGGTAGTTTCCATCAAGTCGTTGAGGCCGAGTTGCACTGACGACGTCTGCAACAAGGCTACGCCGTCGCAGATCGCGTTCTTCTACGGGGCCCTGTACATCCTGGCGGTTGGCGCTGGGGGGACGAAGCCCAACATATCCACTTTCGGCGCCGACCAGTTCGACGACTTCGACCCCCACGAGCGGACGCTGAAGGTGTCCTTCTTCAACTGGTGGATGTTCAGCACGTTTGTCGGCGCCCTGATGGCCACGCTTGGGCTCGTCTACGTGCAGGAGAATGTCGGGTGGGGCGTCGGGTATGGCATCCCTACCACGGGGCTCGCCGTCTCACTCGTGGTCTTCTACATGGGCACTCCCAACTATCGACACAAGGCTCGGAAGAGCAATAGCCCGGCGGCGGAGATGGCCCGGGTTTGGGCGGCGGCCATTGCCAACCGCCAGCTTAAGCTGCCCGACGACCCGGCCGAGCTCTACGAGCTCGAGCCGCAGCATTACTTGCTCACCGGCAAGCGGCGACTGCACTATAACTCTTCCTTCAG GTTCCTTGACAGGGCAGCCATTAAGGAAGCCGCCAAGCCATGCACAGTGACGCAAGTCCAAGAGACGAAGCTTGTGCTGGGCATGACGGTGATCTGGTTCGCCACCCTCGTCCCCAGCACCATCTGGGCCCAGGCGAACACGCTGTTCGTGAAGCAGGGCACCACAATGGACCGCCGCCTCGGCCACGGATTCCTGATCCCCGCCGCCTCCCTCGGCAGCTTCATCACCGTCTCCATGCTCCTCGCCGTGCCGCTCTACGACCGCTACTTCGTGCCCTTCATGCGGCGCCGCACCGGCAACCCCCGCGGCATCACCCTCCTGCAGCGCCTCGGCGTCGGCTTCGGTTTCCATGTCCTGCTCACCCTCGTCGCCTACGCCGTCGAGGTCCGCCGGATGCACGTCATCAGGCAGAGCGGCGTTGCCGGGCCGGGGGACGTGGTGCCCATGAGCATCTTCTGGCTGCTGCCGCAGTACGTCCTGCTCGGTGTCGGCGACGTGTTCAACGCCATCGGGCTGCTGGAATTCTTCTACGACCAGTCGCCGGAGGGCATGCAGAGCCTCGGGACGACGTTCTTCACCAGCGGCATCGGCGTCGGCAACTTCCTCAACAGCCTCTTGGTGACGGTGGTGGACAGGGTGACGAGGGCGGGAGGGGGGAAGAGCTGGATAGGGAACAACATCAACTCATCGCACTTGGACTACTACTACGGCCTCCTGATGTCCGTGTCTGCCATCAACCTGGGCATCTTCGTGTGGGTGTCGAGCAAGTACACGTACAAGGAGGAGGCGTTGGAGGTGGCGGAGGGGAAGGTGGTGTGCCTGCAGATGGAAGGGAAGGTCATGGACGCGCCTCCAGCTTCACTTGGGGTTCAAGTGTGA
- the LOC135582788 gene encoding protein NRT1/ PTR FAMILY 5.1-like isoform X2 — MDDKGYTKDGSVDLHGRPVLASQTGRWRACAFLVGYEAFERMAFYGVASNLVVYLTTQLHEDTVSSVRNVNNWSGSVWITPVLGAYIADTYLGRFWTFTISSLVYVLGMVLLTMVVSIKSLRPSCTDDVCNKATPSQIAFFYGALYILAVGAGGTKPNISTFGADQFDDFDPHERTLKENVGWGVGYGIPTTGLAVSLVVFYMGTPNYRHKARKSNSPAAEMARVWAAAIANRQLKLPDDPAELYELEPQHYLLTGKRRLHYNSSFRFLDRAAIKEAAKPCTVTQVQETKLVLGMTVIWFATLVPSTIWAQANTLFVKQGTTMDRRLGHGFLIPAASLGSFITVSMLLAVPLYDRYFVPFMRRRTGNPRGITLLQRLGVGFGFHVLLTLVAYAVEVRRMHVIRQSGVAGPGDVVPMSIFWLLPQYVLLGVGDVFNAIGLLEFFYDQSPEGMQSLGTTFFTSGIGVGNFLNSLLVTVVDRVTRAGGGKSWIGNNINSSHLDYYYGLLMSVSAINLGIFVWVSSKYTYKEEALEVAEGKVVCLQMEGKVMDAPPASLGVQV, encoded by the exons ATGGATGACAAAGGCTACACAAAGGATGGATCAGTTGATCTCCATGGCCGCCCTGTGCTTGCTTCTCAGACCGGGAGATGGAGAGCTTGCGCCTTCCTCGTCG GCTATGAAGCTTTTGAGAGGATGGCCTTCTACGGCGTGGCCTCAAACCTTGTGGTGTACTTGACGACGCAGCTGCATGAGGACACAGTCTCGTCCGTGAGGAACGTCAACAACTGGTCCGGCTCGGTCTGGATCACGCCCGTCCTCGGCGCTTACATCGCCGACACCTACTTGGGCCGGTTCTGGACCTTCACCATTTCCTCCCTCGTTTATGTACTG GGAATGGTTCTCTTGACAATGGTAGTTTCCATCAAGTCGTTGAGGCCGAGTTGCACTGACGACGTCTGCAACAAGGCTACGCCGTCGCAGATCGCGTTCTTCTACGGGGCCCTGTACATCCTGGCGGTTGGCGCTGGGGGGACGAAGCCCAACATATCCACTTTCGGCGCCGACCAGTTCGACGACTTCGACCCCCACGAGCGGACGCTGAAG GAGAATGTCGGGTGGGGCGTCGGGTATGGCATCCCTACCACGGGGCTCGCCGTCTCACTCGTGGTCTTCTACATGGGCACTCCCAACTATCGACACAAGGCTCGGAAGAGCAATAGCCCGGCGGCGGAGATGGCCCGGGTTTGGGCGGCGGCCATTGCCAACCGCCAGCTTAAGCTGCCCGACGACCCGGCCGAGCTCTACGAGCTCGAGCCGCAGCATTACTTGCTCACCGGCAAGCGGCGACTGCACTATAACTCTTCCTTCAG GTTCCTTGACAGGGCAGCCATTAAGGAAGCCGCCAAGCCATGCACAGTGACGCAAGTCCAAGAGACGAAGCTTGTGCTGGGCATGACGGTGATCTGGTTCGCCACCCTCGTCCCCAGCACCATCTGGGCCCAGGCGAACACGCTGTTCGTGAAGCAGGGCACCACAATGGACCGCCGCCTCGGCCACGGATTCCTGATCCCCGCCGCCTCCCTCGGCAGCTTCATCACCGTCTCCATGCTCCTCGCCGTGCCGCTCTACGACCGCTACTTCGTGCCCTTCATGCGGCGCCGCACCGGCAACCCCCGCGGCATCACCCTCCTGCAGCGCCTCGGCGTCGGCTTCGGTTTCCATGTCCTGCTCACCCTCGTCGCCTACGCCGTCGAGGTCCGCCGGATGCACGTCATCAGGCAGAGCGGCGTTGCCGGGCCGGGGGACGTGGTGCCCATGAGCATCTTCTGGCTGCTGCCGCAGTACGTCCTGCTCGGTGTCGGCGACGTGTTCAACGCCATCGGGCTGCTGGAATTCTTCTACGACCAGTCGCCGGAGGGCATGCAGAGCCTCGGGACGACGTTCTTCACCAGCGGCATCGGCGTCGGCAACTTCCTCAACAGCCTCTTGGTGACGGTGGTGGACAGGGTGACGAGGGCGGGAGGGGGGAAGAGCTGGATAGGGAACAACATCAACTCATCGCACTTGGACTACTACTACGGCCTCCTGATGTCCGTGTCTGCCATCAACCTGGGCATCTTCGTGTGGGTGTCGAGCAAGTACACGTACAAGGAGGAGGCGTTGGAGGTGGCGGAGGGGAAGGTGGTGTGCCTGCAGATGGAAGGGAAGGTCATGGACGCGCCTCCAGCTTCACTTGGGGTTCAAGTGTGA
- the LOC135634170 gene encoding TOM1-like protein 6 isoform X2: MIKNCGNYVHFQVVEREILQEMVKIVRKKTDMQVRDKILELLDSWQVAFGGAGGKYPQFYLAYADLKRSGVQFPERSSDATLIFTPAAHATNETTHPPIGYGMPSNSALRLDEAMASEMAKLSLSDLASMQSVMELLSEMLKAVNPNDRSAVKDEVIIDLVNQCRSNQTRLMQLIDSIRDEELLGRGLELNDNLQSLLAKHDAIASGSPLPAEVSESITEHDAITSSSPPPVDVSESITSSRTPVVLQPAAISWYDDGEEDEDDDFAQLARRNSKSKPLGGDSKSAATSGHLSLPNPSDIIPSTVASTMDGASSSEASSELTLPDPPTPVKTATKEQDIVDLLSITLSSNPSPPHTPLTPPVVSDQNGSPPPVPSAGQGYPVNQAYIPQNSYTAPWAQTQTHSPSPPRPQPQPEVFLNSSGYPPPPWATSDANASPNTNPFVPTTYQHPAPGAGGFSATYTSMQTSRPVQFYNSFGPRVNNVPTTKTQTNTSLGHKTGKPNSPKPYVYTNRLFDDLLDLRNPSTGPKTSSQNSTFSGTSSQGMINGSK, encoded by the exons ATGATTAAGAATTGTGGTAACTATGTGCATTTTCAAGTAGTTGAACGTGAAATACTGCAGGAGATGGTCAAAATTGTCAGGAAGAAG ACTGATATGCAAGTGAGAGACAAGATTTTGGAATTGCTGGACTCATGGCAAGTAGCATTTGGTGGGGCTGGAGGAAAGTATCCTCAGTTTTACTTGGCATATGCTGACTTAAAG AGATCTGGAGTGCAGTTCCCAGAACGCTCCTCTGACGCTACATTAATTTTTACTCCTGCTGCACATGCAACAAATGAAACCACACATCCTCCTATAGGGTATGGGATGCCTAGCAATTCTGCTTTAAGACTGGATGAAGCTATGGCATCTGAGATGGCAAAATTGAG TTTATCAGATTTGGCCAGCATGCAGAGTGTGATGGAGCTGTTAAGCGAGATGCTGAAAGCTGTGAATCCAAATGATCGCAGT GCTGTTAAAGATGAAGTGATTATAGATCTTGTCAACCAGTGTCGCTCCAACCAAACGAGGCTGATGCAATTGATTGATTCAATCAG AGATGAGGAGCTTCTGGGTCGAGGCCTTGAATTAAATGATAATTTGCAAAGTCTACTCGCAAAGCATGATGCAATAGCCTCTGGTTCACCTCTGCCAGCTGAAGTATCTGAATCTATCACAGAGCACGATGCAATAACCTCTAGTTCACCTCCCCCTGTTGATGTATCTGAATCTATCACAAGTTCAAGGACTCCTGTTGTACTTCAACCTGCAGCAATAAGTTGGTATGATGATGGAGAGGAAGACGAGGATGATGATTTTGCTCAGTTGGCTCGCAG GAACTCCAAAAGCAAGCCATTGGGTGGTGATAGCAAATCTGCTGCAACCAGTGGTCATTTGTCCTTGCCAAACCCGAGTGACATTATCCCTTCAACAGTTGCATCAACCATGGATGGAGCATCATCCTCCGAGGCAAGTAGCGAATTGACACTGCCTGATCCTCCAACCCCAGTGAAGACTGCCACAAAAGAGCAAGATATAGTCGATCTTCTCAGTATTACCTTGTCATCAAACCCATCTCCTCCCCATACTCCTTTAACACCTCCAGTTGTGTCTGACCAAAATGGATCTCCTCCGCCAGTTCCCTCAGCTGGACAAGGTTATCCTGTAAACCAAGCATACATTCCCCAAAACAGCTACACTGCACCATGGGCTCAAACCCAGACTCATTCTCCATCTCCACCACGTCCACAACCTCAACCCGAGGTGTTCTTGAACTCATCTGGTTATCCACCTCCACCATGGGCTACTTCTGATGCCAATGCCAGTCCCAATACCAATCCCTTTGTACCAACCACTTACCAACATCCTGCACCCGGAGCTGGTGGATTTTCCGCTACTTACACCTCCATGCAGACTTCTCGCCCTGTGCAGTTCTACAATTCATTCGGCCCGAGAGTCAACAATGTCCCAACGACCAAAACACAGACAAATACGAGCCTTGGGCACAAGACAGGGAAGCCAAATTCTCCTAAACCTTATGTCTACACTAACAGGTTATTCGATGATCTGCTAGACTTGCGAAATCCCAGTACAGGTCCGAAGACAAGCAGCCAAAATTCTACTTTCTCCGGCACATCCAGCCAAGGCATGATAAACGGgagcaaataa
- the LOC135634170 gene encoding TOM1-like protein 6 isoform X1, translated as MLSSSSSSATVRVEKATSDLLMGPDWTLNMDICDSVNSDNGQAKDVVKAVKKRLQHKNPKVQFLALTLLETMIKNCGNYVHFQVVEREILQEMVKIVRKKTDMQVRDKILELLDSWQVAFGGAGGKYPQFYLAYADLKRSGVQFPERSSDATLIFTPAAHATNETTHPPIGYGMPSNSALRLDEAMASEMAKLSLSDLASMQSVMELLSEMLKAVNPNDRSAVKDEVIIDLVNQCRSNQTRLMQLIDSIRDEELLGRGLELNDNLQSLLAKHDAIASGSPLPAEVSESITEHDAITSSSPPPVDVSESITSSRTPVVLQPAAISWYDDGEEDEDDDFAQLARRNSKSKPLGGDSKSAATSGHLSLPNPSDIIPSTVASTMDGASSSEASSELTLPDPPTPVKTATKEQDIVDLLSITLSSNPSPPHTPLTPPVVSDQNGSPPPVPSAGQGYPVNQAYIPQNSYTAPWAQTQTHSPSPPRPQPQPEVFLNSSGYPPPPWATSDANASPNTNPFVPTTYQHPAPGAGGFSATYTSMQTSRPVQFYNSFGPRVNNVPTTKTQTNTSLGHKTGKPNSPKPYVYTNRLFDDLLDLRNPSTGPKTSSQNSTFSGTSSQGMINGSK; from the exons ATGTTGTCGTCGTCCTCGTCGTCGGCGACGGTCCGGGTGGAGAAGGCCACGAGCGACCTCCTCATGGGGCCGGACTGGACGTTGAACATGGACATCTGCGACTCGGTAAATTCCGACAACGG GCAGGCAAAAGATGTGGTTAAAGCAGTGAAGAAGCGCTTGCAACATAAAAATCCAAAGGTTCAATTTTTGGCTTTAACG CTGTTAGAGACAATGATTAAGAATTGTGGTAACTATGTGCATTTTCAAGTAGTTGAACGTGAAATACTGCAGGAGATGGTCAAAATTGTCAGGAAGAAG ACTGATATGCAAGTGAGAGACAAGATTTTGGAATTGCTGGACTCATGGCAAGTAGCATTTGGTGGGGCTGGAGGAAAGTATCCTCAGTTTTACTTGGCATATGCTGACTTAAAG AGATCTGGAGTGCAGTTCCCAGAACGCTCCTCTGACGCTACATTAATTTTTACTCCTGCTGCACATGCAACAAATGAAACCACACATCCTCCTATAGGGTATGGGATGCCTAGCAATTCTGCTTTAAGACTGGATGAAGCTATGGCATCTGAGATGGCAAAATTGAG TTTATCAGATTTGGCCAGCATGCAGAGTGTGATGGAGCTGTTAAGCGAGATGCTGAAAGCTGTGAATCCAAATGATCGCAGT GCTGTTAAAGATGAAGTGATTATAGATCTTGTCAACCAGTGTCGCTCCAACCAAACGAGGCTGATGCAATTGATTGATTCAATCAG AGATGAGGAGCTTCTGGGTCGAGGCCTTGAATTAAATGATAATTTGCAAAGTCTACTCGCAAAGCATGATGCAATAGCCTCTGGTTCACCTCTGCCAGCTGAAGTATCTGAATCTATCACAGAGCACGATGCAATAACCTCTAGTTCACCTCCCCCTGTTGATGTATCTGAATCTATCACAAGTTCAAGGACTCCTGTTGTACTTCAACCTGCAGCAATAAGTTGGTATGATGATGGAGAGGAAGACGAGGATGATGATTTTGCTCAGTTGGCTCGCAG GAACTCCAAAAGCAAGCCATTGGGTGGTGATAGCAAATCTGCTGCAACCAGTGGTCATTTGTCCTTGCCAAACCCGAGTGACATTATCCCTTCAACAGTTGCATCAACCATGGATGGAGCATCATCCTCCGAGGCAAGTAGCGAATTGACACTGCCTGATCCTCCAACCCCAGTGAAGACTGCCACAAAAGAGCAAGATATAGTCGATCTTCTCAGTATTACCTTGTCATCAAACCCATCTCCTCCCCATACTCCTTTAACACCTCCAGTTGTGTCTGACCAAAATGGATCTCCTCCGCCAGTTCCCTCAGCTGGACAAGGTTATCCTGTAAACCAAGCATACATTCCCCAAAACAGCTACACTGCACCATGGGCTCAAACCCAGACTCATTCTCCATCTCCACCACGTCCACAACCTCAACCCGAGGTGTTCTTGAACTCATCTGGTTATCCACCTCCACCATGGGCTACTTCTGATGCCAATGCCAGTCCCAATACCAATCCCTTTGTACCAACCACTTACCAACATCCTGCACCCGGAGCTGGTGGATTTTCCGCTACTTACACCTCCATGCAGACTTCTCGCCCTGTGCAGTTCTACAATTCATTCGGCCCGAGAGTCAACAATGTCCCAACGACCAAAACACAGACAAATACGAGCCTTGGGCACAAGACAGGGAAGCCAAATTCTCCTAAACCTTATGTCTACACTAACAGGTTATTCGATGATCTGCTAGACTTGCGAAATCCCAGTACAGGTCCGAAGACAAGCAGCCAAAATTCTACTTTCTCCGGCACATCCAGCCAAGGCATGATAAACGGgagcaaataa
- the LOC135632320 gene encoding U2 small nuclear ribonucleoprotein B''-like: MGLTLYPALTRRRSRGKGIFAVSLRLALAMVAMLSGDIPPNQTIYINNLNEKVKKEELKRSLYALFSQYGRILDVVTLKTPKLRGQAWVVFAEVPAASNAVRQMQRFPFYDKPMRIQYAKTKSDCVAKADGTYAPREKKKKQEEKAAEKKRRFEEAQQSASAANAQTNGGLSASQASRQGKTSSQEPMAAPNNILFIQNLPHETTSMMLQILFQQYPGFSEVRMIEAKPGIAFVEFADDVQASIAMQALQGFKITPQNPMVITYAKK; encoded by the exons ATGGGACTCACATTGTATCCTGCTCTTACCCGCCGCCGAAGCAGAGGTAAAGGGATTTTTGCTGTCTCGCTTCGGCTGGCTCTGGCGATGGTAGCGATGCTTTCCGGCGATATCCCTCCGAATCAAACAATTTACATCAACAATCTGAATGAAAAGGTCAAGAAAGAAG AACTGAAGCGATCCCTCTATGCTCTATTTTCCCAATATGGAAGAATTTTGGATGTGGTGACCCTAAAAACACCAAAACTTCGTGGCCAGGCATGGGTGGTCTTCGCTGAAGTTCCAGCTGCTAGTAATGCAGTACGACAAATGCAAAGATTCCCATTCTATGATAAACCAATG AGAATACAGTATGCAAAAacaaaatctgattgtgttgcaaAAGCTGATGGGACATATGctccaagagaaaagaaaaagaagcaagaaGAAAAGG CTGCTGAAAAGAAACGCCGATTTGAGGAGGCTCAGCAATCTGCTTCTGCTGCTAATGCTCAAACTAATGGAGGGCTGTCT GCTTCGCAAGCTTCTCGCCAAGGAAAGACCAGTTCTCAGGAGCCCATGGCTGCTCCCAACAACATCCTTTTCATACAAAACCTGCCTCATGAAACAACAAGCATGATGCTTCAAATCCTTTTCCAGCAATACCCTGGTTTCAGTGAAGTCCGCATGATCGAAGCAAAGCCGGGCATTGCATTTGTGGAGTTCGCCGATGATGTGCAGGCTTCAATCGCAATGCAAGCTCTCCAAGGTTTCAAGATCACCCCGCAAAACCCAATGGTCATCACCTACGCTAAGAAATGA
- the LOC135632318 gene encoding probable WRKY transcription factor 26, with protein MASSTRSLGSSAASIYATFTELLTGVGNSQGEDMTRLEMSRELAAGDTGGTSKFKSAPPPFLPLSPPPPSASFSFPTSLSLAELLESPLLLPSSSMLPSPTTGSLPAQHLNWSFSANSQDGAYSDFCFQTQGGERKPEVKVEDVVPIHASFSQAVRGQRRSDDGYNWRKYGQKQIKGSENPVGYYKCTYPDCPTKKKVEMSIDGEITEIVYKGSHNHPKPLSTRKLSAPLPSQTSDHCFADPVLTPENSSVSCCGSEAKEFDDDEHDAKRSRKEDEGKCFSAPGNRTVREQRVVVQTPSDVDILDDGYRWRKYGQKVVKANRNPRSYYKCTSNGCPVRKHVERASNDPRSVITTYEGKHNHDVPAARTPQPDSAMADHVNLFPY; from the exons ATGGCTTCTTCCACGAGGAGCTTGGGGAGCTCAGCTGCGTCTATCTACGCCACCTTCACTGAGCTGTTGACAGGCGTCGGTAATAGCCAAGGCGAGGACATGACAAGGCTTGAGATGAGCCGGGAATTGGCAGCGGGTGATACAGGTGGCACATCCAAGTTCAAGTCTGCACCTCCTCCCTTCCTGCctctctcccctcctcctccatctGCTTCCTTCTCTTTCCCAACCAGCCTCAGCCTTGCCGAGCTCTTGGAATCTCcactcctcctcccctcttcctCT ATGTTGCCTTCTCCAACCACTGGTTCTCTCCCTGCACAGCATCTGAACTGGAGCTTCTCTGCTAATTCACAGGATGGAGCCTACTCCGACTTCTGTTTCCAAACCCAG GGAGGAGAACGAAAACCCGAAGTCAAAGTTGAAGATGTTGTCCCAATTCATGCAAGTTTTTCTCAGGCCGTGAGAGGGCAGAGGAGATCAGATGATGGATACAACTGGAGGAAGTATGGCCAGAAACAGATTAAGGGAAGCGAGAACCCGGTCGGCTATTACAAGTGCACTTATCCCGATTGCCCAACGAAGAAGAAGGTGGAGATGTCCATTGATGGAGAGATTACTGAGATCGTGTACAAGGGcagccacaaccacccaaagcctcTGTCCACCAGAAAGCTTTCGGCTCCTCTGCCTTCCCAGACATCCGATCATTGCTTTGCTGATCCAGTTCTGACACCTGAGAATTCATCAGTTTCTTGTTGTGGATCTGAGGCAAAGGAATTCGACGACGACGAGCACGACGCGAAGCGCTC GAGGAAGGAAGATGAGGGTAAGTGCTTCTCAGCTCCCGGAAACAGGACAGTTCGTGAGCAGAGAGTGGTGGTGCAGACTCCCAGCGACGTTGACATTCTTGACGATGGATATCGATGGAGGAAGTACGGGCAGAAGGTGGTCAAGGCGAATCGAAATCCCAG GAGCTACTACAAGTGCACCAGTAATGGCTGCCCGGTTAGGAAGCATGTGGAGAGGGCATCAAACGACCCGAGATCGGTGATCACCACGTACGAGGGAAAGCACAACCATGATGTTCCTGCAGCTAGAACACCTCAACCTGATTCAGCCATGGCTGATCATGTTAACCTCTTCCCCTACTAA